Sequence from the Herpetosiphonaceae bacterium genome:
ATGAGATCGTCGTGATCGACTCGCAATCGACCGACAACACCCGCGCGATCGCTGCCGCGCGCGGCGTTCCGGTACACATCCATCAGCAGCTATTGTCGCAGTACGGGGCGTTTACTGGCAAGGGCGAGGCGCTGTGGAAAAGCCTCTGGGCGACTCGCGGCGACATCGTGGTGTGGCTCGACACGGACATCCGCAATATTCACCCGCGCTTCGTCTATGGCCTGGTCGGGCCGCTGCTGCACGAGCCGCGTATTCAGTTCACCAAAGGCTTCTACCGCCGTCCAATCCAGGCAGGCGAGCATCTTCTGGAAACCGGCGGCGGGCGCGTCACCGAGCTGGTAGCCCGACCGCTGTTCAACCTGTTCTACCCTGAGCTATCCGGCTTCATTCAGCCGTTGGCGGGAGAGTACGCCGGGCGGCGCGCGGTGCTGGAGCGACAGCCGTTTTTCACCGGCTACGGCGTCGAGACGGGCCTCTTGATCGATCTGCTGCACGACATCGGGCTGGATGGCATGGCCCAGGTCGATCTGCACCAGCGGCTGCACCGCAACCAGCCGCTGCCGGCGCTATCGCGCATGGCCTTCGCGATCATCCAGGTCGTGATGCAGCGATTGGCAACGCGCCAGCGGCTGCATCTGCTCGATCCGCTCAACCAAAGCCTCAAGCTGATCTGCGAGGCACAGGACGGCTTTCATCTTGACGTACGCGACATCCGCGATCACGAGCGCCCGCCGATGTCAACGATCCCAGAGTATGCCGATCACCGGTCTGTCACCATCTCGGAACACTGATCTGCTACTCGGTGGAGCGCAGGCAGTGCGGCAGCCGCGCTAGAAGATTGGCGGCGGGGCGATCCAGCGGCTCGGCAGCGCCACCGTAAAGACGCTGCCGCCGCCCTCGGTGCTCGTCACCGTCACGCTGCCGCCATGCAGCGACACGATCTTTTTCACGACGTACAGCCCGACGCCCAGGCCGGTAATGTGGTGCAGATCGGCGTTGGCGGCGCGAAAGAAGCGCTGAAAGAGATGCGGCAGCGCGCTCTTGGGGATGCCGATGCCCTCGTCGCGGACGAGCAGGCAAACTTTGTCGTTGCACCGCTCCACGCGCACAGACACCTGGCCGCCATGCGGACTATACTTGATCGCGTTGGCGATTAAGTTGTGGAGCACCTGTTCCAGCCGCACCGCGTCGCCGTTCACCAGCAGCGGCTCGGCCTCACGCTCGCAGCTCAGCGCATGCTGCGGGCCGAGCGTCGGCTGCACTTCGGCAACTACCCGCTCGGCCAAGGCGCCCAGATCGAGCGGCACCGGCTGGATGCTGAGCTGCCCCGACTGAATCCGCGAGATGTCAAGCAGCGCATTGATCAGCCCGTTGAGCCGCAATACCTGCGTCTCGATCAGCGCCAGCGCCCGGTGATCGCGCTCGCCGAAGGTTCCCGTCTCCATGGAGCGCCGCTGGATCAGTTGCACGTTGCCCAGCAGCACCGTCAGCGGCGTTTTCAGCTCGTGCGCCGCGATCGACAGGAATTGGTCGCGCACGCGCACGGCTGCCTCGGCCTCGGAGCGAGCCTGCTGCTCCGCCTCGTACAGCCGCGCGCGCTCGATCGCCTGGGCGCACTGATGGGCCAGCGCCAGCATAAAGGTCTGATCGTCGGCGGTAAACGACTGGTCGGATGCAAAGCTCAGGCCGAGCACCCCGATTGGATTGGCGTCGGTTTCAAGCGGAATCGCCGCCAGCGCCGCTGTGCGATCGGTCAACATCGTCATCAGATGCGGATAGCACTCGGCATAGACCGCTCGTGAAGGAATCCAGATCGGCTGCCCGGTTCGTCCGGCGTCAGCCAGCGGCAGCGGCGCGTCGATCGGCAGGTATTCCCACGCCTCCCACAGCTCCGAGGCATAGCCGGTCGCGTCGAGCAGCTCATAGGCCGCGCCGTCCGTGGTGCGCAGCATGATCATCCCGGCGTACGCGCCCAGCGCCGCGATGCCTTGGTGCAGCACCACCTGGGCTACCTGATCGGGCGAGCGCGAGGCCGATAGGGCGGCGGTGATCTGTTGCAGCCGGGTGGTCCGATCCACCGCGCGCTCGGCCTGCTCCTTGGCCCGCCGCTCCGCCGCGTAGAGCCGCGCGTGGTCGATCGCCAGCGCCGCGCGGTCGGCCAGATCTTGCAGAAAGACCTCGTCGTCCGCCGTGTAGGGCCGTCCGGGCGTGCTGCGCGTCGCGCCGACCGCGCCGATGATCTGGCCGCGCACCCGTAGCGGAGCCATCAGCACGCTGTACAGGCCAACCTGCTCCAGGTAGGGCCAGAGCACCGGCTTGATCATGGCGCGCACCTCCTCCGGCGAAAGCTCAGGGATGCGCAGCGTCTGCCCGCTCTGGATCACCTGGCCCATAAAGCCTTCGTCCACCCGATACGGCAGCGCATTCACCGCCTCGACCAGCGGCCTCGCTGCGGGATCGGGATGGTACACTCCCATCGTCACCAGCCACGGCCCATCGTCGGCTATCAGCCGGAGCGAACAGAAATCGCCGATCAGCTCGGCCACAACGCGCGTAAACCGATCCAGCACCTCCTGAAGATCCAGGTTCGCCTCGGCAAAGAGGTGCGAGGCCATCGCCAGCGCCTGGGAGCGCCGCGCGTGCTGCTGCGTCTCCTGATGCAGGCGGGCGTTATCCACCGCCAGCGCCGCGCGCCGCGCCAGATCTTCTACCAGCGGCACATCGTCGACATCAAAGCGACGACGCGACTCGGCTGTCACCAGCGCGATGGTGCCCAGCGTGCGCCCCCGTGCGATCAGCGGCACGCAGATTGACGAGGTGATGCCCAGCGTGCGCAGCAGGCGCAGATGCTCGGCATCGGCGGCGACGGCTTCCAGAAACGAATCGGAGATCTCCGGCACCAGCTCCGGCTGGCCGGTACGCAGCACATACGCCGTGCCGCCTGGCGCCTCCGGGTTGATCGGGTAGCGCCGCACCATGTCCCAGCCGATCGACTCCCTGGCCGGGTCGGAGTGCGCCACGACGAGCGTCTGGATCGATCCGTCGTCGGCCAGCATATCGATGATGCACCAATCGGCGAGTCGCGGCACAATCAAATGGGCGACGGTATGCAGCGTCGTGGTATAGTCCAGCGAGCCAGAGAGCAGAACGCTGGCCTCGGTCAAAAATTGATGAGCGTTCTCGGCCTGTTTGCGGGAGGTGACATCGATCACCGCGCCGGTCATATACGCCGGGCTGCCGTCGGGATGGCAGATCAGCTTGCCGCGATCACGCAGCCAGCGGATCGTGCCGTCGGGGCGCATGATCCGAAACTCGGCATCGTAATCGGTGTGCTGCTGAAGCGCGCGCTCGATCGCCGCGACGACCAGCGCACGATCGTCGGGCACGATCCGCTCGATGAAATCTTCCAGCGGTTGCGACGACTCCTCGGCGGCCAGACCCAGGATACGATTGAGGCTGGCATCGCGCGTATCCTGGTTGGTGCGAGCATCCCAGTGCCAGGTGCCCATATCGGCGGAGGCCAGCGCCAGGCGCAGACGCTCCTCGCTCTCGCGCAGCGCAGCGACCGCGTCTGCCGTAGCGGGCGACAGCATAGGCTGTGGAGGATCGGCTAGCGATGCGGGAGCGGGCATGATCGGAACGAGCGGGTATGCGCGACGTGCCATTACGTCCTCAGGAACACACTACGCTATTCGCGCGGCTGGCAAGCAGGCGAAGAATAGACGCAGTAACACTTTTAGCTCCGATCCCAGGTGTCGGATGCTCGATGCGACTGGGGTGTGTCGGAAGTATACCATATAAACTTTAGCGATCAGGTAGCGGAGAACCAAGAACCGGGTGCCATGCGGGTGCCCTCTGGGCCTGGCACCCGCATGGCACCCGGCATGGTACCCCGGCATGGGCGACCTCTGGGACCGGGATGAGGGCCTGGAACTTGAAACTTGGAACTCGAAACTTGGAACTCGAAACGAGAGAGAAGGAAGGTTTGTGGCAACGACATCACAGGCGCGGGTTCGCTACCCGGCGCTACGCCATCGCAATTTTACGCTGATCTGGAGCGGGCTGCTGGTTTCCAACATGGGCACCTGGATGCAGAACGTCGCGCAGAGCTGGCTGATCTATAAGCTGACCGGCAACAATCCGCTCTACCTGGGCTTTCTGGGCCTCAGCTTCGCTATCCCGATGGTCGTCGTGCCGCCGATCGGCGGCGCGGTCGCCGATCGGGTCGATCGGATCAAGCTGCTGTACATCACGCAGACCGCCTCGCTGCTGCTGGCGGCGCTGCTGGCGGTTCTGACCTGGACCGACGCGATCCGTCCGATGCATATCCTGCTGACGACCTTCGCCGGAGCGCTGCTGCTGGCCTTCGATAATCCGACGCGCCAGGCGCTGATTCCAGAGCTGGTGCCGCGCAAAGACCTGCTCAATGCGCTCTCGCTCAACTCGGCGACCTACACCGGCGCGGCGCTGGTCGGCCCTGCGCTGGCGGGATTGTTGCTCGACAGTATTGGCGCGGGCTGGCTGTTTATGATCAACGCGATCAGCTTTACCGCAGTGCTGCGCGCGCTGTGGTCGATGCGCGACCTGCCGCCACGGCACCACAGCCGCCGCTCGGTGTGGGATGCCCTGTTTGGCGGCTTCGTGTACGCCGCGCGGCACCAGACGACGTTGTTTCTGCTGCTGCTCTCGGCGCTGGCCGCGCTCTTTGCCCGCTCGTACCAGCAACTCCTGCCGGTCTTCGCCGATGACGTATGGCGCACCGGCGCGGGCGGCTACGGCACGCTGCTCTCGGCGGGCGGCGCGGGCGCGCTGATCGGCGCGTTCGCGATGTCGTCGCTGCCCAACATCCAGCGCCACGGTCGCGTGCTGGTGCTGAGCGGCCTGCTCTTCTGTGTCGCGCTGAGCGCCTTTGCTCTGAGTCCCTGGTTCTGGGTCGGCGTGGCGCTGCTGATCGTCGTCGGCATCAGCTCCACGGTCTTCACCACGATGATCGCGACGATGATCCAGCTCCGTGTGCCGGGCGAGCTGCGGGGCCGCGTGATCAGCCTGTACGCGATCACGCTGATCGGGCTGCCGTCCCTCGGCTCGCTGGGCGTTGCCAGAGCGGCGCAGGCGCTCAGCATGCCGCGCTCCGCCGTAAGCCGCTGGCTGCTCTCGCTGCTCGATACGCTGGGCGTCTCCGGCATGACCGAGCGGCTGGGCATGAGCGCGGGCGCTCCCCGCGCGATCGTCGCGGGCGCGCTCGTGCTGCTGCTGACGCTGCTGCTGACGCTGCCGCTCTTCTTTCCTCTGCGCGCGTCGAGCGACCCGCCTGCTTGATGCGCTTGAGCCAGTCGAGCAAGGCACCTGTCCGCGTATCATTATGCCAATAAAAGAAGGGATGCGGCGCTCACACAACGAAGCGGCCACACCCGGCTACAAACCGGTGTGACCGCCGATCCCTCAGGTCGACTCACGCTTACGGGGTGCTGCCGCGCTGGTACTCGTCGGGGAAGCGATAGGTATCCAGGCCATCGCCGGTCTTCTCGTTCAAGATCAGGCCGTGCGACAGCAGCTCTTCGAGATGCGCCGCCAGCTCGTCGGCGGGCAGCCCGGTTTCGTCAGAGATTTCGCTCAGCGTCATCGTGACGCCAGGATTATCACGCAGCGTATTGATAATCGTTTCAGCGCGATCGGATGTGAGCTTCGGCCTCTGCATGGTTTCCTCCTTCGCTAGCTCGTGCTATGGCCTCAGGCAGCAACATGTATGCCAGCCGTGTCTGCGTTCGGCTACAGCGTGACGCGATAGACGACGTACATACTGCCAAGGTAGAGCACCATCAGCAGGAACGACTCCCAGCCCACCAGCCAGCGCGGCTTCTTCTCGGCGCGATAGACCAGCCCGATGATCGCCAGCGCGGTCATCAGCGCGGCGACAATCGCGGTGAAACTGTGGATCGGAGCGATCTGTGCCCACAGATCGCCGGGCAGATAAAAGAAGTCGTAGATCGCCAGCGCCGCGATATTGAAGATATTCGAGCCGAAAATATTCGACACCGCCAGATCGACCGCGTTCAGGCGCAGCGCCGCGAACGACGCGACGATCTCCGGCAGCGATGTGGTGATCGCCAGGAAGATCGCGCCGACAAAGCTGGTGCCCAGGCCGGTGACGGCGGTGATCGTCTCGCCGATCATTGCCAGCCACAGCCCCAGCACAGCTATCGACGCCGCCAGCAGGATGAAGCTCAGCACGGCTCGCCACAGCGGAATCGTCGCGTACTGATACACCACCGCCTCCTGGGCCAGCACCTCCTGCACGCGGCGCTTCTCGAAGAACGAGATCATGCGCACGCTGACCGCATACACCAGTAGAATGAGCAGGGTCGGCAGGCCGATCCAGCCCAGCACCAGCGGGCTGAACGTCGCGGTGACGTACAGGCCGAGCGTGACGAGCAGCAGCATGACACAGCCGAAGCCAGCCGACAGAATGTGCGACGGCTCGGCGCGGCGCAGCAGCGGCGTGCTACCAGAGGCAACATCGAGCATGCCCAGCAGCAGCAGATTGAACAGGCAGCTTCCGAGAATACCGCCTGCCGCCAGATTCACATCGTTGACGATCGCCACCGCGCTAATGCCGGTCGTCAGCTCCGGCAGCGATGTCGCGCCCGCCAGCAGCACCGCGCCGACCCAGCTTCGGCCCAGGCCGGTTTTCTCGGCCAGAATAT
This genomic interval carries:
- a CDS encoding winged helix-turn-helix domain-containing protein → MQRPKLTSDRAETIINTLRDNPGVTMTLSEISDETGLPADELAAHLEELLSHGLILNEKTGDGLDTYRFPDEYQRGSTP
- a CDS encoding GAF domain-containing protein, which codes for MARRAYPLVPIMPAPASLADPPQPMLSPATADAVAALRESEERLRLALASADMGTWHWDARTNQDTRDASLNRILGLAAEESSQPLEDFIERIVPDDRALVVAAIERALQQHTDYDAEFRIMRPDGTIRWLRDRGKLICHPDGSPAYMTGAVIDVTSRKQAENAHQFLTEASVLLSGSLDYTTTLHTVAHLIVPRLADWCIIDMLADDGSIQTLVVAHSDPARESIGWDMVRRYPINPEAPGGTAYVLRTGQPELVPEISDSFLEAVAADAEHLRLLRTLGITSSICVPLIARGRTLGTIALVTAESRRRFDVDDVPLVEDLARRAALAVDNARLHQETQQHARRSQALAMASHLFAEANLDLQEVLDRFTRVVAELIGDFCSLRLIADDGPWLVTMGVYHPDPAARPLVEAVNALPYRVDEGFMGQVIQSGQTLRIPELSPEEVRAMIKPVLWPYLEQVGLYSVLMAPLRVRGQIIGAVGATRSTPGRPYTADDEVFLQDLADRAALAIDHARLYAAERRAKEQAERAVDRTTRLQQITAALSASRSPDQVAQVVLHQGIAALGAYAGMIMLRTTDGAAYELLDATGYASELWEAWEYLPIDAPLPLADAGRTGQPIWIPSRAVYAECYPHLMTMLTDRTAALAAIPLETDANPIGVLGLSFASDQSFTADDQTFMLALAHQCAQAIERARLYEAEQQARSEAEAAVRVRDQFLSIAAHELKTPLTVLLGNVQLIQRRSMETGTFGERDHRALALIETQVLRLNGLINALLDISRIQSGQLSIQPVPLDLGALAERVVAEVQPTLGPQHALSCEREAEPLLVNGDAVRLEQVLHNLIANAIKYSPHGGQVSVRVERCNDKVCLLVRDEGIGIPKSALPHLFQRFFRAANADLHHITGLGVGLYVVKKIVSLHGGSVTVTSTEGGGSVFTVALPSRWIAPPPIF
- a CDS encoding MFS transporter, with the protein product MATTSQARVRYPALRHRNFTLIWSGLLVSNMGTWMQNVAQSWLIYKLTGNNPLYLGFLGLSFAIPMVVVPPIGGAVADRVDRIKLLYITQTASLLLAALLAVLTWTDAIRPMHILLTTFAGALLLAFDNPTRQALIPELVPRKDLLNALSLNSATYTGAALVGPALAGLLLDSIGAGWLFMINAISFTAVLRALWSMRDLPPRHHSRRSVWDALFGGFVYAARHQTTLFLLLLSALAALFARSYQQLLPVFADDVWRTGAGGYGTLLSAGGAGALIGAFAMSSLPNIQRHGRVLVLSGLLFCVALSAFALSPWFWVGVALLIVVGISSTVFTTMIATMIQLRVPGELRGRVISLYAITLIGLPSLGSLGVARAAQALSMPRSAVSRWLLSLLDTLGVSGMTERLGMSAGAPRAIVAGALVLLLTLLLTLPLFFPLRASSDPPA